The nucleotide sequence TTGTGCTTGTTGGATGGCCCCTGGCAACTCGAGGCCATCTAACATGTTTTGCAATCGGTAATTTCAGCTTTGTGCCGCAAGTCGTTCTGATTGCTGGATTGTGGGTTTTGGCAATGCCATGCGCAGGCTTTCGCGATACTGTTCCGCCGGGGCTTCGTGGATGACCTCGACAACAGCATCGTAGTTTTCTCGAATGACCGACTCAATCTCAACAATGTCCGCACGGAAGAACTCCTTGCGCCCATTAACTTTGTTGAGGCGACCTGCGGCGAAGCGTTCATGCAGTTTTGCTTCCAATGCCGGAGCGTTATTCGAGAAGACCATCGCGTGCACGTCAAACCAGAATGGCACTGACGCATCACCGAGCTCATCAACCCGATCCATGGGCTCCAGGCGGCGGGTCATACCGATCTTGTAAATCCCTTCCCCGAATGCCCCTAGGTTGGAGATCACGTACACATAGCCGGCTTTGGCATTCTGTTCGCGATAGTCAATGAGCTTCTCTTCGCTCTCTAGCTCGGCCCGGCCCGCTTCAACCTCGGCTAGCTTCGCCAGCAGGGCGGCCCGCTCTTCTTCGGATTCTACTTTGTCCAGGCGAGCCTGGAGGTCACGCATGGCGGTGGTAAAGTGTTTGCGCTCCTTGGCGATTTTCTCCCGCGCTGCGCGAATCTCCTGCTCCAGCTTCTGCTGTTCCCGCAACTCTTCTCGGGCACGCTTCGCTTCTTCCTTTTCCTCTTGCTTCTTGATCTGAAACTCTTGGGCAAGGTGCAGTTCATCAAGCTTGAGGCTCAGATAAGTACGCGATATTTCTACGCTCATAATCTTGCCAAGGCGGTTGCAGG is from Pseudomonas sp. B21-056 and encodes:
- a CDS encoding DUF4041 domain-containing protein; this translates as MSLSDYWKGPVHRQRADDLQAQLTDLQTQYAQLQAFTTKIGAMDVLEVQRLIEQEKEKLTAVRQETQRAEREVASLAQRSADLQGQILVWEETLLLESFALYEPKFKLVTSQEYKSRLDSVRERQKTMIKGGEAATGNMDWTVNNSKAQGRKLVNDMIKLVIRSFNNEADVCVDNVKFDNVELGEKRILKSFETCNRLGKIMSVEISRTYLSLKLDELHLAQEFQIKKQEEKEEAKRAREELREQQKLEQEIRAAREKIAKERKHFTTAMRDLQARLDKVESEEERAALLAKLAEVEAGRAELESEEKLIDYREQNAKAGYVYVISNLGAFGEGIYKIGMTRRLEPMDRVDELGDASVPFWFDVHAMVFSNNAPALEAKLHERFAAGRLNKVNGRKEFFRADIVEIESVIRENYDAVVEVIHEAPAEQYRESLRMALPKPTIQQSERLAAQS